The sequence TCGTTTCGATGCGCACTTCTTCCACTCGCTCTAATTTGCCCTCCTGCCCGATATACGGGTTCGTACCTTCGCGCGGAAGGAATATGCCCGTACCGTCTGCCATAAACGCGCAATCGCTGTATTCTCCGATATAGCCTGCACCTGCTTTGGCGATCGCCGCGCGGACATCTTCAGCCGAATCTTTCGGCACGAATACAACGAGCTTGACAAGGTTCTGTCTGCTCGTGACAGTAAGCGGTTCAACATCCGTCAAGCCGATACGCTCGGCAAGAACATCATTGACACCGCCTTCGGCAATATCGAGATTCGTATGCGCCGCATAGACAGCGATACCGTTTACCAAGAGCTTTTCTATCATCGCGCCTTGTGCCCAATCTGTCCGAATTTGCTTCATCGGACGGAATAAGAAAGGATGGTGTGCAACGATCATCTGCACATTTTCTTTGATGGCATAGTCGATGATATCGTCCGTCACATCGAGCGCAACGAGCACACGCTCTACCTTATGCGACGGCGAACCGACCAAAAGACCGACATTATCCCATTCTTCTGCTAACTTTTTCAATGCAAGCTGTTCCATCCAATCAATGATAGTTTGACAAGTTACAGACATCGAAACATCTTCTCCAATTCTGCATAATGTTCTTTGATCGCCTTATATTTTTCCGATTCCACCGCATGTTTGCCTTTTTTCATATTATCGAGGATCACTTTATCCGACTGCATCAAGCGATAAATATGTTTTTTGATAAGCGGATGCTTACCGAGCCAGAGAAGCGGGCCGACATCACACATGATCGGTTTGATAGGCATTCTGCCCGGTTCTGCCGCGATGACTTCGTAGATGATACCGTCTTCTTCTACAAGCGTTTCGGCTACGATAAACCAGTCGTTCTCCGCGAGCCATTTGCGCATCAGACCGGCACCGCTCATCGGCTGCAAAATAAGACGCGACAAGGAATCTGTCA comes from Selenomonadales bacterium and encodes:
- a CDS encoding SAM-dependent methyltransferase, producing MKLSKRLRAVADFVEPGSILADIGTDHGYLPIAAIEEKRIPSAIACDLNQGPLSAAERAVKEANMEEVISLRLGDGLAPIKPGEVTNAAIAGMGATTIIHILEGAPEVTDSLSRLILQPMSGAGLMRKWLAENDWFIVAETLVEEDGIIYEVIAAEPGRMPIKPIMCDVGPLLWLGKHPLIKKHIYRLMQSDKVILDNMKKGKHAVESEKYKAIKEHYAELEKMFRCL
- a CDS encoding Nif3-like dinuclear metal center hexameric protein gives rise to the protein MSVTCQTIIDWMEQLALKKLAEEWDNVGLLVGSPSHKVERVLVALDVTDDIIDYAIKENVQMIVAHHPFLFRPMKQIRTDWAQGAMIEKLLVNGIAVYAAHTNLDIAEGGVNDVLAERIGLTDVEPLTVTSRQNLVKLVVFVPKDSAEDVRAAIAKAGAGYIGEYSDCAFMADGTGIFLPREGTNPYIGQEGKLERVEEVRIETIMPEEIERRVVRAMLRVHPYEEAAYDIYPLKNTGREYGLGRIGSLAEEMTLGDVIDRIKKALGVPVIKFTGSPERMIKKVAVCGGSGSDLIPKAAMRGADLLLTADVKYHDGQKADENDIAVADAGHYYTEAIVVPVVADYLRAQMASSKRKADVITAEIAASDVFSFR